A region of Paenibacillus sp. 37 DNA encodes the following proteins:
- a CDS encoding HAD family hydrolase, with product MTMLQVNGAQIPCKAILFDKDGTLLEFLQLWGPWAETLLSQLQSRMNELGASFTVELEHVLGTTHNPQGHIIGYDPQGPLAIATVDECTGLLAGQLYAAGMPWNEAITTIRQFSSVAMRSVRERKSAEPMPGLLAFLQSCRSADIPLAVVTSDSTAAAETHLDWMGIRSFFTSIVGCDRVTQGKPDGEAALLACRELHIDPAEAVVIGDSNGDMQMGRHAEVSYTLGYCPQLDQGSHLVDAHAIIRHYNEISVII from the coding sequence ATGACCATGCTTCAAGTGAATGGAGCGCAGATCCCATGTAAAGCTATCCTGTTCGATAAAGATGGAACACTGCTGGAATTCCTCCAGCTATGGGGGCCGTGGGCAGAGACATTGCTGAGTCAGTTACAATCACGTATGAATGAACTTGGTGCTTCATTTACGGTTGAACTGGAGCACGTTCTGGGCACTACCCATAATCCACAAGGTCATATTATTGGATATGATCCGCAAGGTCCACTTGCCATTGCGACTGTGGATGAGTGCACGGGATTGCTTGCCGGGCAGTTATATGCAGCAGGCATGCCATGGAATGAAGCGATCACAACGATACGCCAATTTTCAAGTGTGGCCATGAGATCGGTAAGAGAGCGCAAATCGGCTGAACCGATGCCAGGATTACTTGCTTTCTTACAGAGTTGCAGGTCAGCGGACATACCGCTGGCAGTTGTCACTTCAGACAGCACAGCGGCAGCAGAAACACATCTGGATTGGATGGGGATACGTTCCTTTTTCACCTCCATTGTGGGCTGTGATCGGGTAACCCAGGGCAAACCGGATGGAGAAGCTGCACTCTTGGCTTGCCGTGAATTACATATCGATCCTGCGGAGGCCGTTGTCATTGGAGACAGCAATGGGGATATGCAGATGGGGCGTCACGCAGAGGTATCCTATACGCTCGGTTACTGTCCGCAGTTAGATCAAGGATCTCACCTGGTTGATGCACATGCCATTATTCGTCATTATAATGAGATAAGTGTGATTATATAA
- a CDS encoding alpha/beta fold hydrolase — protein sequence MRNRYNTGRKKRGIGKFLLVLLALIVIGCGFVAWKLFTPYGPQETAQTAMETANKVTVSEQENWIDFVPDKPTGKSVLFYPGGLVKPESYAPLAHELASAGHHTIIAKMPVNLAVLKPNLADEILAAYPEEQFVMGGHSLGGSMAARYVAVHPDALHGIFFLASYPDEKGSLLTLGLPALSILGTKDEVVNMTKYQSGRMYLPAETVYYTIEGGNHAQFGDYGHQKGDGEPEVSGEEQLNQTVKTVLAWLSTIE from the coding sequence TTGAGAAATCGGTATAATACAGGGCGCAAGAAGAGGGGCATCGGGAAATTCCTGCTCGTACTTCTGGCGCTCATTGTCATTGGATGTGGATTTGTTGCGTGGAAATTATTCACACCATACGGTCCACAGGAGACAGCTCAAACAGCTATGGAAACAGCCAATAAGGTGACGGTGAGTGAACAAGAGAACTGGATTGATTTTGTGCCAGACAAACCGACGGGGAAAAGTGTGCTTTTCTACCCTGGTGGACTGGTAAAACCGGAAAGTTATGCACCACTTGCCCATGAGCTGGCTTCTGCCGGTCATCACACGATTATTGCCAAGATGCCAGTTAACCTGGCAGTGCTTAAGCCAAACTTGGCAGATGAGATTCTGGCAGCATATCCAGAGGAACAATTTGTTATGGGTGGACACTCTCTCGGCGGATCCATGGCTGCACGTTATGTAGCCGTGCATCCAGATGCACTTCATGGGATCTTCTTCTTGGCATCTTACCCGGATGAAAAAGGAAGTCTGTTGACATTGGGTCTACCTGCCTTATCCATTCTGGGTACTAAAGATGAGGTTGTGAATATGACCAAGTATCAGAGTGGACGGATGTATTTGCCCGCGGAGACGGTGTACTACACCATTGAAGGTGGAAACCACGCCCAGTTCGGTGATTATGGTCATCAAAAAGGGGATGGCGAGCCGGAAGTGAGTGGAGAAGAACAGCTGAATCAGACCGTCAAGACGGTACTGGCTTGGTTAAGTACCATCGAGTAG
- a CDS encoding bifunctional 2-keto-4-hydroxyglutarate aldolase/2-keto-3-deoxy-6-phosphogluconate aldolase → MKKLQLLQKITDNGVVAVLRADSADQVIAMAEQAIAGGIKVIEITMTVPSALKAIEKLSRVYHWNTQDPEKFAIIGAGTVLEPQTARAAIMSGAEFVVGPSLNPDTVQICNLYRIPILPGVMTIADVQRALELGVDIVKLFPGNLYDPSIIKTMKGPMPQANFMPTGGVSLSNLGDWIKGGAVAVGIGSDLTSEAVKTGDLSHVRRKAEQYMDAYRKAKAE, encoded by the coding sequence ATGAAGAAGCTTCAGCTGTTGCAAAAGATTACGGACAATGGGGTTGTGGCAGTTCTGCGTGCAGATTCTGCGGATCAGGTCATTGCCATGGCCGAGCAAGCGATCGCGGGTGGCATTAAAGTTATCGAGATTACGATGACCGTACCCAGTGCTCTCAAAGCCATTGAAAAATTAAGCCGTGTATACCATTGGAACACACAAGATCCAGAGAAATTCGCGATTATTGGTGCGGGAACGGTGCTTGAACCGCAAACGGCGAGAGCGGCTATCATGTCGGGTGCCGAGTTTGTCGTTGGACCTTCCCTGAACCCGGATACGGTTCAGATCTGCAACCTGTATCGAATTCCGATTCTGCCTGGTGTGATGACGATTGCTGATGTTCAACGCGCCTTGGAACTCGGCGTGGACATTGTGAAGTTGTTCCCGGGAAATCTATATGATCCTTCGATTATCAAAACGATGAAGGGCCCTATGCCTCAGGCTAATTTTATGCCAACTGGCGGGGTATCCTTGTCTAATCTGGGAGATTGGATCAAGGGTGGAGCAGTGGCTGTAGGGATCGGCTCCGACTTGACATCGGAAGCTGTGAAGACGGGTGACCTGAGTCATGTCCGTCGCAAAGCGGAACAATATATGGATGCTTACCGTAAGGCCAAGGCTGAATAA
- a CDS encoding sugar kinase, whose amino-acid sequence MSTSPYPSPEIITFGESMGLLTAKDTRGLEYAATLDKSFGGAESNLAIGVSRLGHTSGWFGRLGNDPIGSMILKAIRGEGVDVSRVRLSDHEPTGLMIRENASGKASVHYYRKLSAASAITPDDLDPDYIAGAKILHVTGITAAISPSGLATVEAAIHIAKQAGVKVSFDPNLRLKLWSADEARPVLLRLAELADYFLPGLDEMKLLYNEENDQKVLERLSAMNAVCIVKGGPDLTYVLANGTLTEVPYFKADHVLDTVGAGDGFCAGFLTGILKGYSPQEATRLGNLTGSMVIQAVGDWEALPTWGQVEAKLNNVAHVER is encoded by the coding sequence ATGTCAACGAGTCCCTATCCAAGCCCGGAAATTATTACGTTTGGGGAGAGTATGGGTTTGCTGACTGCCAAGGATACAAGAGGGCTGGAATATGCAGCCACATTGGACAAGTCTTTCGGGGGTGCTGAGAGCAATCTGGCTATTGGCGTATCCCGCCTGGGGCATACCAGTGGTTGGTTTGGACGCTTGGGCAATGATCCGATCGGCAGTATGATACTGAAAGCCATTCGCGGTGAAGGCGTAGATGTATCCCGGGTAAGGTTGAGTGATCACGAGCCCACTGGTTTGATGATTCGTGAGAACGCTTCCGGGAAAGCCTCGGTGCATTATTATAGGAAGCTATCTGCTGCAAGTGCGATCACACCTGATGATCTGGATCCCGACTATATTGCCGGGGCGAAGATATTGCACGTTACGGGTATAACGGCAGCGATAAGCCCGTCCGGACTTGCTACGGTAGAGGCTGCTATACATATTGCCAAACAGGCAGGGGTGAAAGTAAGCTTTGATCCAAATCTGCGTCTCAAACTATGGTCTGCGGATGAGGCCCGTCCGGTTTTACTGCGTTTAGCTGAACTGGCGGACTACTTTTTACCGGGTCTGGACGAGATGAAACTTCTATATAACGAAGAAAATGATCAAAAAGTACTTGAGCGTTTATCTGCCATGAATGCTGTGTGCATTGTGAAGGGTGGCCCTGATTTGACCTACGTATTAGCGAATGGTACCCTAACTGAAGTTCCGTACTTTAAGGCGGATCATGTTCTGGATACGGTAGGTGCAGGAGATGGATTCTGCGCGGGATTTTTAACGGGTATATTAAAAGGATACTCCCCGCAGGAAGCAACCCGTCTCGGCAATTTGACCGGTTCCATGGTTATACAGGCTGTTGGCGATTGGGAGGCGCTCCCGACGTGGGGGCAGGTCGAGGCCAAGCTGAACAATGTTGCCCATGTTGAGCGCTAG
- a CDS encoding acyltransferase family protein: MKNQTLIRDDQESFFYNLRFMLIVCVLAGNALEPLITRFAGAEALFLWIYTFHMPLFVWVTGYFATHSLQGASGRNVLKQIALQYVLFQSLYALMDFTVFHTPHMRLSFFAPYLLLWFLASHFCWRLLVRLTISWKPIYRLIGSITLGIIAGYLPIDGFWLSFSRTFVFLPFFVIGYDYGTTIRSRLLSGWGRKTAAILSAALLVWIGYGGLNISTGWLLGSMTYAELGHHEWYAGIFRLGVYLLEIASAALFLAWVPSLTSRLTDLGRRTLYVFLLHGFLVRLAIWSGVYSYMGSSAYIPVILVIAILFAVTLALPAVRHTFKPLIEPDISRFSFNRHEVFKRSA; this comes from the coding sequence ATGAAAAATCAGACACTGATCCGGGATGATCAGGAATCTTTCTTTTACAATCTGCGCTTTATGCTTATCGTCTGTGTCCTGGCTGGTAATGCACTTGAACCACTCATCACACGTTTTGCAGGAGCGGAAGCTCTGTTCCTGTGGATATATACGTTTCACATGCCACTCTTTGTATGGGTGACCGGGTATTTTGCGACACACTCACTCCAAGGTGCATCTGGGCGAAACGTCCTGAAGCAGATTGCACTACAGTATGTACTGTTTCAGTCCTTATACGCATTGATGGACTTTACCGTATTCCATACACCCCATATGCGGCTATCCTTCTTTGCACCTTACTTGCTGTTATGGTTTCTCGCGAGTCATTTCTGTTGGCGACTGTTGGTTCGTCTGACGATTTCCTGGAAACCGATATATCGGCTGATTGGATCGATTACGCTTGGTATAATTGCCGGGTATTTGCCCATCGACGGGTTCTGGCTCAGCTTCAGCCGTACGTTTGTATTTCTGCCGTTCTTTGTCATCGGTTATGACTATGGAACAACCATCCGTTCACGTTTATTATCCGGTTGGGGTCGAAAAACCGCAGCCATCCTCTCTGCTGCACTGTTGGTATGGATCGGGTATGGGGGTTTGAATATTTCAACCGGATGGTTACTCGGCAGCATGACGTACGCCGAACTGGGTCACCACGAATGGTATGCCGGCATCTTCCGACTTGGAGTCTACCTATTGGAGATCGCATCGGCAGCACTGTTCTTGGCCTGGGTACCTTCCTTGACTTCCAGACTGACGGACCTTGGACGACGCACACTCTATGTATTCCTGCTGCATGGGTTTCTCGTTCGTCTCGCGATCTGGTCCGGAGTCTACAGTTATATGGGAAGCTCGGCGTATATTCCAGTCATACTGGTCATTGCCATACTCTTCGCAGTCACACTGGCTCTGCCGGCTGTGCGTCACACGTTCAAACCCTTGATTGAACCGGATATATCCCGATTTTCTTTCAATCGACATGAGGTGTTTAAACGATCGGCCTAA
- the ilvD gene encoding dihydroxy-acid dehydratase, with amino-acid sequence MSAKKMRSDMIKKGFDRAPHRSLLRAAGVKEEDFGKPFIAVCNSYIDIVPGHVHLQEFGKIVKDAIREAGGVPFEFNTIGVDDGIAMGHIGMRYSLPSRDIIADSVETVVSAHWFDGMVCIPNCDKITPGMMMGALRVNIPTLFVSGGPMKAGRDSNGKALSLTSVFEGVGAYQAGKIDDKSLLELEQFGCPTCGSCSGMFTANSMNCLAEAMGLAMPGNGTILAVAPERREFVKQSATQLMELIKMDLKPRDIVTVEAIDNAFALDMAMGGSTNTVLHTLALAHEAGIEYPIERINEVANRVPHLAKLAPASDLHIEDVHNAGGVSAVLNELLKKPGAIHGDCITVTGKTIRENVEGKEIQDTNVIHHLDNPHSEKGGLAVLFGNLAPQGAIIKVGAVDASVGGYHKGPAICFDSQEQALEGIANGKVKEGHVVVIRYEGPKGGPGMPEMLAPTSQIVGMGLGAKVGLITDGRFSGASRGISIGHISPEAAEGGPIAFVEEGDIIELDLNNRIIELHISDEEFERRRAGWKGFEPKVKTGYLARYSKLVTNASNGGVLSI; translated from the coding sequence ATGTCAGCCAAGAAGATGCGTTCCGATATGATCAAAAAAGGTTTTGACCGTGCACCACACCGGAGTTTGCTCCGTGCAGCGGGCGTTAAAGAAGAGGATTTCGGCAAGCCGTTTATTGCCGTATGTAACTCATACATCGATATCGTGCCCGGCCACGTCCACCTTCAGGAATTCGGTAAAATTGTAAAGGATGCTATTCGTGAAGCCGGTGGCGTTCCATTCGAATTCAACACCATCGGAGTAGATGATGGTATTGCCATGGGACACATTGGTATGCGTTACTCGCTGCCAAGCCGTGACATTATCGCGGATTCCGTGGAAACCGTTGTATCTGCACACTGGTTCGACGGCATGGTATGTATCCCGAACTGTGACAAAATTACACCAGGCATGATGATGGGTGCGCTTCGCGTAAACATCCCTACCCTGTTCGTAAGTGGTGGACCAATGAAAGCTGGTCGTGACAGCAATGGTAAAGCTCTTTCCCTGACTTCCGTATTTGAAGGTGTAGGTGCTTACCAAGCAGGTAAAATCGATGATAAGAGCTTGCTTGAACTTGAACAGTTTGGCTGTCCAACATGTGGATCATGTTCCGGTATGTTTACGGCAAACTCCATGAACTGTCTGGCAGAAGCGATGGGACTGGCTATGCCAGGTAACGGAACCATCCTTGCCGTTGCTCCTGAGCGTCGTGAGTTTGTTAAACAATCCGCTACCCAATTGATGGAACTCATCAAAATGGACTTGAAACCACGTGATATCGTAACTGTAGAAGCGATCGATAATGCGTTTGCACTGGATATGGCGATGGGTGGCTCTACGAATACAGTACTGCACACGCTGGCACTGGCTCATGAAGCAGGTATCGAGTATCCAATCGAACGTATTAATGAAGTAGCTAACCGCGTTCCGCACCTGGCGAAACTTGCACCTGCTTCCGATCTTCACATCGAAGACGTTCATAATGCAGGCGGCGTAAGTGCAGTGCTGAACGAATTGCTCAAAAAACCAGGCGCAATTCATGGTGACTGCATTACAGTAACAGGTAAAACAATCCGTGAGAACGTTGAAGGAAAAGAAATCCAGGATACAAATGTCATTCATCACCTGGATAACCCGCATTCCGAAAAAGGTGGCCTGGCTGTATTGTTTGGTAACCTTGCACCACAAGGCGCTATCATCAAAGTTGGTGCAGTTGATGCTTCGGTTGGTGGATACCATAAAGGTCCTGCCATCTGCTTTGACTCCCAGGAGCAAGCGCTCGAAGGTATTGCTAACGGCAAAGTAAAAGAAGGACATGTTGTTGTTATCCGTTATGAAGGACCAAAAGGCGGACCAGGTATGCCTGAGATGCTGGCTCCTACTTCCCAGATCGTAGGTATGGGATTGGGTGCCAAAGTTGGTCTGATCACCGATGGACGCTTCTCTGGAGCATCCCGCGGAATCAGTATCGGACATATCTCTCCGGAAGCAGCTGAGGGTGGTCCAATCGCCTTTGTTGAAGAAGGAGACATCATCGAGCTGGATCTGAACAACCGTATCATCGAATTGCACATCAGTGACGAAGAATTTGAACGTCGTCGCGCAGGTTGGAAAGGCTTTGAACCGAAAGTAAAAACCGGTTACCTGGCTCGTTATTCCAAACTGGTTACCAATGCAAGCAACGGTGGCGTACTGAGTATCTAA
- a CDS encoding polysaccharide deacetylase family protein has product MTTILQSILLWLLYLSSFYAFIPSLISRLFGFRVFRRGRSDTQFALTFDDGPDPHYTPRLLDLLRQHQAKATFFVVGEHAASHPELIQRIHDEGHLIGIHNYIHKTNWLMRPRTVRDQIQRTGQIIHEVTGVKTCYYRPPWGIMNLFDFFSKKERKIVLWSSMFEDWRSRVGAQRLTERMLKELRGGEVMLLHDRGTTLGADAHAPEQMLQALELVLQEAERLGLQSVRVDTLMGGVTVSESQNKNQPQTTLKLWKRIVVALWLGWEKLFHWVYHLRTASPEDPMLHFRSRVYHGARVEMNDGHVIQNGDPVIELHFDNQKLFELGVTSRSSMHLAIRMIRTMEQQLPDLARLVALEPELRSAKAIYGVSMINRGPEKFGFTIQELPPGPFSAASKVYLKLLLSVIHPAGTKRLKQRTEQLVPKMIAMPLDILLERYGQHTTQVAATMEESRDESLLIDQEILPERN; this is encoded by the coding sequence ATGACAACGATACTTCAGAGTATTTTACTGTGGTTATTGTATCTTTCATCTTTTTACGCCTTTATTCCAAGTTTGATCAGCAGGCTTTTTGGTTTTCGTGTATTCCGACGGGGGAGAAGTGATACACAATTTGCTTTAACGTTTGACGATGGGCCAGATCCGCACTATACGCCGAGATTGCTCGATCTGCTTCGTCAGCATCAAGCAAAAGCCACATTTTTTGTCGTTGGAGAACATGCCGCGAGTCATCCTGAACTCATTCAGCGCATACATGACGAAGGCCATCTTATTGGCATTCATAATTATATTCACAAAACGAACTGGCTCATGCGGCCGCGTACGGTTCGTGACCAGATTCAGCGAACAGGTCAGATTATCCATGAAGTAACCGGCGTGAAGACTTGTTATTATCGTCCACCATGGGGGATTATGAATCTGTTTGATTTTTTCAGCAAGAAAGAACGAAAGATTGTACTATGGTCTTCCATGTTTGAAGACTGGAGAAGCCGAGTAGGTGCCCAGAGATTGACTGAACGGATGCTGAAGGAACTGAGAGGCGGAGAGGTCATGCTGCTGCATGATCGAGGAACGACCCTTGGTGCTGATGCACACGCGCCGGAGCAGATGCTTCAGGCGCTGGAACTCGTATTACAGGAAGCTGAACGGTTAGGCCTGCAAAGCGTACGCGTTGATACGTTGATGGGAGGTGTTACAGTGAGCGAATCTCAGAACAAGAATCAACCACAGACAACGTTGAAGTTATGGAAACGAATCGTTGTTGCCTTATGGTTGGGCTGGGAGAAGTTATTCCACTGGGTATATCATCTACGGACAGCTTCGCCGGAGGACCCAATGCTGCACTTCAGATCACGTGTATATCACGGAGCACGGGTGGAGATGAATGACGGCCATGTTATTCAAAATGGAGATCCGGTGATAGAACTGCATTTTGACAATCAGAAGTTGTTTGAACTTGGAGTGACGTCGCGTTCCAGTATGCATTTGGCTATTCGCATGATTCGGACGATGGAACAGCAATTGCCGGATTTGGCACGCCTGGTAGCACTCGAACCTGAGTTACGCTCTGCCAAAGCGATATACGGTGTGAGCATGATTAACAGAGGTCCGGAAAAATTCGGATTTACCATTCAAGAATTGCCCCCTGGACCGTTCAGTGCTGCATCCAAAGTATACCTGAAACTGCTCTTAAGTGTGATCCATCCGGCAGGAACCAAACGTCTGAAACAGCGTACAGAACAATTGGTACCCAAGATGATTGCCATGCCGCTGGATATATTGTTGGAGCGTTACGGTCAACATACGACGCAGGTGGCAGCAACGATGGAAGAATCCAGAGATGAATCGTTGTTAATTGATCAAGAGATATTGCCAGAGCGGAACTAA
- a CDS encoding AI-2E family transporter has protein sequence MLPLYKKYGRTVFDIALLVLTVYVIMYGFSQLYHVAAPVFLSFIVYWMIEPLAKFLHRKGLPKTLGAAISVLLFLALIVAAFFGVGLIIISQISNLQDNFPVYIEMIQREFTNLVLFIQDKSDALPDGVMEKANDYFATLTGFLSKWVTSGAQFVVGFLSSFSSFITNFGIAIILAFFLSIEIESWRKFARAKTPKTLKLAIEFMRNHVFKTIRSYLKAQMIMMLITFVLIYAGLLILGTSNAFTIAAVCAVFDLVPLLGVPVVFIPWIVYLFIIGNSSLAIGLIVILAVTMLTRQLLEPKISGNSIGVSSAYLMLSFMLISLSIFGLAGVVLSPVLLILLKELLQQGYLQKWIHLPKDEFESSPLVMDPPVNKASSNSAESTVQRPVPAKNHEDSAK, from the coding sequence ATGCTACCGCTTTACAAAAAATACGGGCGAACTGTCTTTGACATCGCGTTGCTCGTATTAACCGTGTATGTGATCATGTACGGTTTCAGTCAATTATACCATGTGGCTGCACCGGTCTTTCTATCATTCATTGTGTATTGGATGATTGAACCGCTGGCCAAATTTTTACATCGCAAAGGATTGCCCAAGACACTTGGGGCCGCAATCTCTGTCTTGTTGTTTCTTGCATTAATTGTTGCTGCCTTTTTTGGGGTAGGCTTGATTATCATTTCACAAATTTCCAATCTTCAAGATAATTTCCCCGTATACATTGAAATGATACAACGTGAATTCACCAATCTGGTGTTATTCATTCAGGACAAGTCAGATGCTCTCCCTGATGGAGTTATGGAAAAAGCGAATGATTATTTTGCAACACTGACCGGGTTCCTGTCCAAATGGGTAACGAGCGGAGCGCAATTCGTCGTAGGCTTCCTCAGTTCGTTCTCATCGTTTATTACGAACTTCGGAATTGCGATTATTCTGGCCTTCTTTCTCAGTATCGAGATTGAATCCTGGCGCAAGTTCGCCCGTGCGAAGACGCCCAAAACATTAAAGTTAGCTATTGAATTCATGCGTAATCACGTGTTCAAGACAATCCGCTCGTATTTGAAGGCACAGATGATCATGATGCTCATTACGTTTGTATTGATTTATGCAGGTTTGTTGATTTTGGGAACCTCTAATGCCTTTACCATTGCAGCAGTCTGTGCCGTTTTTGATCTGGTACCATTGCTTGGCGTTCCTGTTGTGTTTATTCCATGGATCGTCTACTTGTTCATTATTGGCAATAGCAGCCTGGCGATTGGCCTGATTGTGATTCTGGCAGTGACGATGCTGACACGGCAGTTGCTGGAACCGAAAATATCGGGTAACTCGATTGGTGTATCTTCGGCGTACTTGATGCTTTCGTTTATGCTGATCTCCCTGTCGATCTTTGGCCTGGCTGGTGTAGTGTTATCTCCAGTGCTCCTGATCCTTCTGAAAGAACTGTTACAACAAGGGTACCTGCAAAAGTGGATTCACCTTCCAAAAGATGAATTTGAATCCTCTCCATTAGTAATGGATCCACCCGTTAATAAGGCCTCATCCAATTCTGCCGAATCTACTGTACAACGTCCCGTTCCTGCGAAGAATCATGAGGACTCAGCCAAGTAG
- a CDS encoding peptidoglycan D,D-transpeptidase FtsI family protein, with amino-acid sequence MHLLAKRRIYITCILLTLVFGLLILRLGWVQIVQVNQTMPGFHRTVREMSVLQRERGVMLDPGRGQFTDYKGEALTGKLQWGLVLFPQAVPLEKLRKQGALEGSEMIQLATILHTDPDQLKKEWNQESIPHFWTAGTHQPVHLNAAQVERLRSLHLQGAGIYPMMTRYLQGHTGMQWMGYLAEQPESSKVLTGHQDEVKQPFAMKSGAAGLERTLEPLLRGIGPTLLSRMVSGGGEIIPDIQPHVIAPANSHYPLRVETTVDAKLQRGLEELTQESGLQEGAIVVLDAANADVRAMISRPFYQPQHVNPKQSAWENRAVQGAIPGSIFKIVTAAAALEYHAVSNGEEFHCGGEYGRYGLSCWKEHGHGNLNLEQGFAESCNIVFAETARRLSMEQLENTADRLGLARPIGWEGKQMAGMPVLRHFDHEDQGRVRTEAVTGADEGAKIQTAIGQRDVLVTPLQAANLIVTLLHDGKVSAPRLVKRIRYADGGTMLEMPLHDSPSAAGQIAPATAHKLLSWMNKVVREGTGKSLQRARWHVAGKSGTAQVQKHGEKRNNQWFIGYGSVEQPKYAVAVLVQNVSPDSQHQATALFRKVMDYLAESS; translated from the coding sequence ATGCATCTTCTTGCGAAACGGCGAATCTATATAACTTGTATTCTTCTAACTCTTGTCTTTGGATTGCTTATATTACGATTGGGATGGGTTCAGATCGTTCAGGTGAATCAGACGATGCCTGGATTTCACCGAACGGTACGTGAAATGTCTGTATTGCAGCGTGAACGCGGGGTGATGCTTGACCCGGGGCGGGGACAATTTACGGATTACAAGGGTGAGGCGTTGACTGGTAAGCTGCAATGGGGACTGGTTCTTTTTCCACAGGCAGTGCCATTAGAGAAATTACGCAAGCAAGGGGCATTAGAAGGCTCCGAGATGATACAGTTGGCAACTATATTACATACCGATCCGGATCAATTGAAGAAGGAATGGAATCAGGAAAGTATACCTCATTTCTGGACAGCAGGTACACATCAGCCTGTTCATTTGAACGCTGCTCAGGTGGAGCGCCTACGTAGTTTGCACCTGCAGGGAGCTGGCATCTATCCGATGATGACAAGGTACCTTCAGGGGCATACAGGAATGCAGTGGATGGGTTATCTGGCTGAACAGCCTGAGTCCTCCAAAGTTCTAACTGGGCATCAGGATGAAGTAAAACAGCCATTTGCCATGAAATCAGGAGCAGCTGGACTGGAGAGGACACTTGAACCGCTGTTAAGGGGAATTGGCCCTACGCTTCTATCACGCATGGTCTCGGGGGGTGGAGAGATTATCCCTGATATTCAGCCGCACGTCATTGCACCAGCAAATAGCCATTATCCTTTACGTGTGGAAACCACTGTGGATGCTAAGTTACAGCGTGGGTTGGAGGAGTTGACGCAAGAATCTGGATTACAAGAAGGGGCCATTGTTGTGTTAGATGCCGCTAACGCAGATGTTCGCGCCATGATCTCCCGCCCTTTCTATCAGCCACAACATGTTAACCCCAAGCAATCGGCCTGGGAAAATCGTGCAGTACAGGGAGCCATCCCGGGTTCCATTTTCAAAATTGTCACTGCGGCCGCTGCGTTGGAATACCATGCGGTTTCTAACGGAGAAGAATTCCATTGCGGTGGTGAGTACGGAAGATATGGGCTGTCTTGCTGGAAGGAGCATGGGCATGGAAACCTGAATCTGGAGCAAGGATTCGCTGAGTCTTGCAACATCGTATTTGCGGAAACGGCGCGCAGGCTTAGTATGGAACAACTGGAGAACACGGCTGATCGTCTGGGACTCGCGCGTCCGATTGGCTGGGAGGGGAAGCAGATGGCAGGAATGCCCGTGTTACGACACTTTGATCATGAGGATCAAGGGCGTGTGAGAACAGAGGCTGTTACTGGTGCTGATGAAGGTGCGAAAATACAGACAGCAATCGGTCAGCGCGATGTCTTGGTCACACCGCTGCAAGCTGCCAATCTGATCGTTACATTGTTACATGATGGAAAGGTTAGTGCCCCACGTCTCGTTAAACGTATCCGATATGCGGATGGTGGCACCATGCTGGAGATGCCCTTGCATGATTCACCTTCAGCCGCAGGACAGATTGCTCCCGCAACAGCGCATAAACTGTTATCCTGGATGAATAAGGTAGTCCGTGAGGGAACAGGAAAATCCCTGCAGCGTGCGCGGTGGCATGTTGCAGGGAAATCAGGTACAGCTCAGGTACAGAAACATGGAGAGAAGCGCAACAATCAATGGTTCATTGGTTATGGATCGGTAGAACAACCCAAATATGCTGTAGCTGTTCTTGTTCAAAATGTCTCTCCTGACAGCCAACATCAGGCGACAGCACTCTTCAGGAAGGTGATGGACTACTTGGCTGAGTCCTCATGA